The DNA window tgcctgttaagcagttgtctttggtgtatggtattgcctgttaagcagttgtctttggtgtatggtattgcctgttaagcagttgtctttggtgtgggACATTGCCTGTAAAGCAGTTGTCTTTGATGtggggcattgcctgttaagcacttgtgtttggtgtatggcattgcctgttaagcagttgtctttggtgtgtggcattgcctgttaagcagttgtttttggtgtatggcattgcctgttaagcagttgtccatgttgtgtggcattgcctgttaagcagttgtctttgatgttgggcattgcctgttaagcagttgtctttgatgTATGGGAATTGCCTGTTAAGCAgctgtctttggtgtatggcattgcctgttaagcagttgtctttggtgtatggtattgcctgttaagcagttgtctttgatgtggggcattgcctgttaagcagttgtctttggtgtatggcattgcctgttaagcagttgtctttggtgtatggcattgcctgttaagcagttgtctttggtgtatggtattgcctgttaagcagttgtccatgttgtgtggcattgcctgttaagcggtTGTCTTTGGtgtgtggcattgcctgttaagcagttgtctttgatgtggggcattgcctgttaagcagttgtctttggtgtacggcattgcctgttaagcagttgtctttggtgtatggtattgtctgttaagcagttgtctttggtgtatggtattgcctgttaagcagttgtctttggtgtatggtattgcctgttaagcagttgtccatgttgtgtggcattgcctgttaagcagttgtctttggtgtatgggaattgcctgttaagcagctgtctttggtgtatggcattgcctgttaagcagttgtctttggtgtatgggaattgcctgttaagcagttgtctttggtgaatGGTATTGCCTGTTAAGCCGTTGTCTTTGGTGTAGGGCATTGCCTGTAAAGCAGTTGTCTTTGATGtggggcattgcctgttaagcagttgtctttggtgtatggcattgcctgttaagcagttgtccatgttgtgtggcattgcctgttaagcagttgtctttggtgtatggcattgcctgttaagcagttgtccatgttgtgtggcattgcctgttaagcagttgtctttggtgtatggcattgcctgttaagcagttgtccatgttgtgtggcattgcctgttaagcggttgtccatgttgtgtggcattgcctgttaagcagttgtctttggtgtatggcattgcctgttaagcagttgtccatgttgtgtggcattgcctgttaagcagttgtctttggtgtatggtattgcctgttaagcagttgtctttggtgtatggcattgcctgttaagcagttgtccatgttgtgtggcattgcctgttaagaagCTGTCTTTGGTGAGggaattgcctgttaagcagttgtctttggtgtatggcattgcctgttaagcagttgtcttcatTATACTGATAGCACAGAGATTCTTTATATGTAGATCTGGTGCTGGGTTCAGGAAGCGAAGCAAAAAGGCAGAAAACCACATGAAGACGGCAGAAAGCTACACGGGGATCTATAGGGGAAGCATCCTCCAGCATTTACCGCAAAATTAGTAACGGAGTCATCGGCGTGGACACTTGTGCATCCTCCTCCTAGCTCACGAGTGGCAGTGGCGGTGGTGGTGGCAGTGGCGATGGTGGTGGCAGTGGCGATGGTGGTGGCAGTGGCGATGATGGTGGCAGTGGCGATGATGGTGGCAGTGGTTATGGTGGCAGTGGCGATGGTGGTGGCAGTGGCGATGGTGGTGGCAGTGGCGAtggtggtggcagtggcggtggtggcagtggcgatggtggtggcagtggcgatggtggtggcagtggcgatgatggtggcagtggcgatgatggtggcagtggcgatggtggtggcagtggcgatgatggtggcagtggcgatggtggtgatggtggcagtggcgatggtggcagtggcgatgatggtgatggtggcagtggcgatggtggcagtggcgatgatggtggcagtggcgatgatggtggcagtggcgatgatgatgatgatgatggtggcagtGGCGATGGTGGTGGCAGTGGTGATGGTGGCGATGGTGGTGATGGTGGCAGTGGCGATGGTGGCAGTGGCACGCTAGGTAGATCTAATATAAGTTATAATGCACTGGCCGGGGTCCGGGGACTAATAGAAACCTCCAAAAGCCATTGTGGAGACCTACAGTAGTGCAGGAACTCCTAGGACCACAATAGTGACAGTGACAGGAACGGACCCGCCCCATTGCCTCTCGGCGTCTCCTGCACCCCCCCTATTGCCTCTCGGCGTCTCCTGCACCCCCCCTATTGCCTCTCGGCGTCTCCTGCACCCCCCCTATTGCCTCTCGGCGTCTCCTGCACCCCCCCTATTGTCTCCCGGCGTCTCCTGCACCCCCCCTATTGCCTCCCGGCGTCTCCTGCACCCCCCCTATTGTCTCCCGGAGTCTCCTGCACCCCCCTATTGTCTCCCGGCGTCTCCTGCACCCCCCCTATTGTCTCCCGGCGTCTCCTGCACCCCCCCTATTGTCTCCCGGCGTCTCCTGCACCCCCCCTATTGCCTCCCGGCGTCTCCTGCACCCCCCCTATTGTCTCCCGGCGTCTCCTGCACCCCCCCTATTGCCTCCCGGCGTCTCCTGCACCCCCCCTATTGTCTCCCGGCGTCTCCTGCACCCCCCCTATTGTCTCCCGGAGTCTCCTGCACCCCCCTATTGTCTCCCGGCGTCTCCTGCACCCCCCCTATTGTCTCCCGGAGTCTCCTGCACCCCCCCTATGGTCTCCCGGCGTCTCCTGCACCCCCCCTATTGTCTCCCGGCGTCTCCTGCACCCCCCCTATTGTCTCCCGGCGTCTCCTGCACCCCCCCCTATTGTCTCCCGGCGTCTCCTGCACCCCCCTATTGTCTTCCGGAGTCTCCTGCACCCCCCCCTAAGGTCTCCCGGCGTCTCCTGCACCCCCCCTATTGTCTCCCGGCGTGTCCTGCACCCCCCCTATTGTCTCCCGGCGTGTCCTGCACCCCCCCTATTGTCTCCTGGCGTCTCCTGCACCCCCCCTATTGTCTCCCGGAGTCTCCTGCACCCCCCCTATTGTCTCCCGGCGTCTCCTGCACCCCCCCTATTGTCTCCCGGCGTCTCCTGCACCCCCCCTATTGTCTCCCGGCGTCTCCTGCACCCCCCCCTATTGTCTCCCGGCGTCTCCTGCACCCCCCCTAAGGTCTCCCGGCGTCTCCTGCACCCCCCCTATTGTCTCCCAGCGTCTCCTGCACCCCCCCTATTGTCTCCCGGCGTCTCCTGCACCCCTCCTATTGTCTCCCGGCGTCTCCTGCACCCTTCTTATTGTCTCCCGGCGTCTCCTGCACCCCCCCTATTGTCTCCCGGCGTCTCCTGCACCCCCCCTATTGTCTCCCGGCGTCTCCTGCACCCCCCCCTATTGTCTCCCGGCGTCTCCTGCACCCCCCCCTATTGTCTCACGGCGTCTCCTGCACCCCATGGCCTCATTATTAAGGTAATGTAGAAAACAACTAATCAGACAAACAATAAGGAATAAATAATATAGTTTATTTGTACACATCTGATCCGAGCAGCCAGCGCCGCCCCTCCAGAGATCAGGGCATGCACAACTCCCCCGAGGCACCAaagcctgtgtgaggtcctgtgctcTGTGTGCTGCCCCCTCCCTCctctgtgtgatctgatgtcacttGTCCCCAAATGATGTCACCTTCACTGTGTGATGTCCCCTCCTCCGTGTGATGTCCCCTCCTCCGTGTGATGCCCCATCCTCCGTGTGATGCCCCATCCTCTGTGTGTGACGCCCCCTCCCCCGTGTGACACCCCTCCCCCATGTGACGCCCCTTCCCCCGTGTGATGCCCCATCCTCTGTGTGTgacgccccctccccctgtgtgacGCCTCCTGTGTGACGTCCCCTCCCCCATGTGACACCCCCTCCCCCATGTGACACCCCCCTCCCCCGTCTGacgccccccctccccccgtgtGACGCCCCCCTCCCCCCGTGTGACGCCCCCCTCCCCCCGTGTGACGCCCCCCTCCCCCGTGTGACGCCCCCCTCCCCCCGTGTGACGCCCCCCTCCCCCCGTGTGACGCCCCCCTCCCCCGTGTGACGCCCCCCTCCCCCCGTGTGACGCCCCCCTCCCCCCGTGTGACGCCCCCTCCCCCGTGACGTTTATGGCGGTATTTGGTGCAGGCTCCGTGTTATAGGAACATTCTCCCTAGCGCCTTACTGATCTGCGCCTGCGCGCTCTTCTGCTTTTCCCGGACTTTGCTGACTTCTCTTCGGGCCTCCTTGTTCCCTGGATCCAGCTTCAGCACTTTCTCTAGATCCGCCCTCGCCCCCGTCCAGTCTGACATGCCGGCTCTGGCCGTGCCCCTCCTGTACAAGGCTTTCAAGTGCTCGGGGCTCTTGTCCAGGACTCGGGTGCACCTCACCTCGGCCTCGCGTAATCTTCCCCTCTTGAGGTCACAGGCGGCCATGTTGGAGagcagagctattttctcctcttctgcctctcccgATGTACACACCAGAAGTCTGAGCGCTCGGGCATATCGTCGCTCTGCCCCCTCCAGGTTCCCGTCTCGGTACGCCTTCCCCCCCGCCTCCCGATCCCTCATCACCCTCTTAATCTTCTCGCTCACATCTAATTCCCACGTCTCCTTTCCACCTTCAAAACTTTCGAACCTCAAGACAAACTGAGATCCCAGAGCCCGGTCCACCCTGCAGACCTCTCCGGGAACCATGGTTTCAAGACATTGGTCAACGAGACGGTCCCGGCCGGTATCGCCTTCCCCCAATTCTATCTGCACCCAGCTGCCTGCAGGATAGCCGGCGTCTGTGGTAGTGGGGTCTCCGGGAGCCTCCAGGAATATGGTGCAGCGGGCACCTTCTTTGGGTTTGTCCACCCCCGAGCCCGGCTGTAGAATGGTCTTGGTGAAGCTGCCGTCGGGGCACTGCCAGGACCTACAGATCGGTGACGCTGGAGGACTCTCCATTGCCTCCACCATTCCAAGGAGGAAACGGCCCTGATCTGGAAAGAGGAAAACAAGACGTCAATCAAGATGACCTGCAGAATACAGGCTGTAAGGAGCGCGAATATTAATAATGCGCGGAGTCACCAGGACCGGGTCTATAGATATTCCGCCGCTCCGGTCACATACAAGACGGGCAAATCCAGAGGGCAAAATACCGGAAACTAAGGAGAAGAACCCGGGGCGAGGGGCGCAGG is part of the Anomaloglossus baeobatrachus isolate aAnoBae1 chromosome 9, aAnoBae1.hap1, whole genome shotgun sequence genome and encodes:
- the LOC142250931 gene encoding FK506-binding protein-like, translating into MPGDPAPPLPWSRFYTSCRVDPAASAAAADQGRFLLGMVEAMESPPASPICRSWQCPDGSFTKTILQPGSGVDKPKEGARCTIFLEAPGDPTTTDAGYPAGSWVQIELGEGDTGRDRLVDQCLETMVPGEVCRVDRALGSQFVLRFESFEGGKETWELDVSEKIKRVMRDREAGGKAYRDGNLEGAERRYARALRLLVCTSGEAEEEKIALLSNMAACDLKRGRLREAEVRCTRVLDKSPEHLKALYRRGTARAGMSDWTGARADLEKVLKLDPGNKEARREVSKVREKQKSAQAQISKALGRMFL